A region of Solibacillus isronensis DNA encodes the following proteins:
- the uvrB gene encoding excinuclease ABC subunit UvrB: MTETFTIQSAYQPAGDQPEAIKQLIQGVKEGKRHQTLLGATGTGKTFTISNVIKEVNKPTLVMAHNKTLAGQLYSEFKEFFPDNAVEYFVSYYDYFQPEAYVPQTDTYIEKDSSINEEIDKLRHSATTALFERKDVIIIASVSCIYGLGNPEEYREMVVSIRTGMEIERNQLLRKLVDIQYERNDINFTRGTFRVRGDVVEIFPASRDEHCIRIEFFGDEVDRIREVDALTGEILGDRQHVAIFPASHFVTREEKMKIAIENIEKELEERLAVLRSEDRLLEAQRLEQRTNYDLEMMKEMGFCSGIENYSRHLTLREAGATPYTLLDYFPEDFLLVVDESHVTLPQVRGMYNGDQARKGVLVEHGFRLPSALDNRPLMFDEFQSKVNQAIYVSATPGPYELEHTPDMVEQIIRPTGLLDPTIDIRPIEGQIDDLIDEIHERIRRNERTLVTTLTKKMSEDLSSYLKEMGLKVEYLHSEIKTLERIEIIRELRKGTYDVLIGINLLREGLDIPEVSLVAILDADKEGFLRSERSLIQTIGRAARNSNGHVIMYANNMTDSMTKAIGETKRRREIQIAYNEEHGITPKTIIKKIPDIIRATQAAEVEETYITKVTGGKKLTKKELEKLVATLQVEMKEAAKALDFERAAELRDMIFELKSEG; encoded by the coding sequence ATGACAGAAACATTTACAATACAGTCCGCCTATCAGCCTGCCGGGGATCAGCCGGAAGCGATTAAACAGCTCATACAAGGGGTTAAAGAAGGCAAGCGTCACCAGACATTACTTGGGGCGACAGGTACAGGTAAAACATTTACGATTTCCAATGTAATTAAAGAAGTAAATAAGCCGACGCTGGTGATGGCACACAATAAAACACTGGCCGGCCAGTTATATAGTGAGTTTAAAGAATTTTTCCCGGACAATGCGGTTGAGTATTTCGTCAGCTACTATGACTATTTCCAGCCGGAAGCGTATGTACCGCAAACCGATACGTATATTGAAAAGGATTCAAGTATAAATGAAGAAATCGATAAATTGCGCCACTCGGCAACGACAGCGTTATTTGAACGGAAAGACGTCATTATTATCGCGTCCGTATCGTGTATTTACGGTCTCGGTAATCCGGAAGAATATCGTGAAATGGTAGTTTCCATTCGTACAGGAATGGAAATCGAGCGCAATCAGCTATTGCGTAAATTAGTCGACATTCAATATGAACGTAATGATATTAACTTTACACGCGGTACGTTCCGAGTGCGCGGGGATGTTGTCGAGATTTTCCCGGCGTCACGCGATGAACACTGTATCCGTATCGAATTTTTCGGTGATGAAGTAGACCGGATCCGTGAAGTGGATGCACTAACGGGCGAAATTTTAGGGGATCGTCAGCACGTAGCGATTTTCCCGGCATCCCACTTCGTAACCCGCGAAGAAAAGATGAAAATTGCTATTGAAAATATCGAAAAAGAGCTGGAGGAGCGTCTTGCTGTCCTTCGTTCGGAAGACCGTTTACTGGAAGCGCAGCGCCTGGAGCAACGGACAAACTACGATTTGGAAATGATGAAGGAAATGGGCTTTTGCTCAGGTATCGAAAACTATTCGCGCCATTTAACATTGCGTGAAGCGGGGGCGACACCGTATACATTACTCGATTACTTCCCAGAAGACTTTTTGCTTGTTGTTGATGAAAGCCATGTTACATTACCGCAAGTACGTGGTATGTATAATGGAGACCAGGCTCGTAAAGGGGTATTGGTCGAACATGGTTTCCGTCTGCCGTCCGCATTGGATAACCGCCCGCTAATGTTTGACGAATTCCAGTCAAAAGTAAACCAGGCGATTTATGTGTCGGCAACACCGGGCCCATACGAATTGGAGCACACACCGGATATGGTAGAGCAGATTATTCGTCCGACAGGGCTGCTTGATCCGACAATTGATATCCGTCCGATTGAAGGACAGATTGATGACTTGATCGATGAAATCCATGAGCGCATCCGTCGTAATGAACGGACATTAGTCACGACATTAACGAAGAAAATGTCCGAAGATTTATCGAGCTATTTAAAGGAAATGGGCTTGAAAGTCGAATACTTGCACTCGGAAATCAAAACGCTGGAACGGATCGAAATTATCCGGGAGCTTCGTAAAGGAACCTATGATGTACTGATCGGCATTAACTTATTAAGGGAAGGTCTTGATATTCCCGAAGTATCACTTGTCGCGATTTTGGATGCGGACAAGGAAGGGTTCCTGCGTTCGGAACGTTCACTCATTCAAACAATTGGACGTGCTGCACGTAACTCGAACGGTCATGTCATTATGTATGCCAATAATATGACGGATTCAATGACAAAGGCGATCGGTGAAACGAAGCGCCGTCGTGAAATTCAAATTGCCTACAATGAAGAACATGGTATTACACCGAAAACGATTATTAAAAAGATTCCTGATATTATCCGCGCAACACAAGCTGCGGAAGTGGAAGAAACATATATTACAAAAGTGACAGGCGGCAAAAAGCTGACGAAAAAAGAGCTGGAGAAGCTTGTTGCGACATTGCAAGTTGAAATGAAAGAAGCCGCAAAAGCGCTGGACTTTGAACGCGCGGCTGAATTACGTGACATGATATTTGAATTGAAATCAGAAGGGTGA
- the uvrA gene encoding excinuclease ABC subunit UvrA yields the protein MKNTEIVVQGARAHNLKNIDVTIPRDKIVVVTGLSGSGKSSLAFDTIYAEGQRRYVESLSAYARQFLGQMDKPDVDTIEGLSPAISIDQKTTSRNPRSTVGTVTEIYDYLRLLFARIGKPYCPTHGIEITSQTVEQMVDRLMEYPERTKMQLLAPVIEGKKGTHVKLLEDLKKQGFVRIRVNGELRDLDDNIELDKNKKHTIEVVVDRVVVKEGNETRLSDSLEAALRIADGRVLVDVIDHEELLFSEHHACPLCGFSIGELEPRMFSFNSPFGACPTCDGLGSKAKADIDLVIHNWDLTLLENAIAPWESVSSNYYPQLLASVCKHYNIPMDVPVKDIPKEKMDKILYGSGKEKILFEYTNDYGRMHKKNMEFEGVIANIERRFTDSTSDYVRESMQKYMTEQPCATCKGHRLKKETLAVKIKDQNISEATRHSIQEMYEFFSSVELTEKERQIANLIIREVIERLKFLLDVGLNYLTLARSAGTLSGGEAQRIRLATQIGSRLTGVLYILDEPSIGLHQRDNDRLINTLVNMRDLGNTLIIVEHDEDTMMAADHLIDIGPGAGVHGGQVIAQGTPKQVMKNKESITGQYLSGKKFIPLPLERRKSDGRKIKIKGASENNLKNVSVDIPLGQFIAVTGVSGSGKSTLVNEILYKSLASKLNRAKVKPGKHKTIEGLEQLEKVIDVDQSPIGRTPRSNPATYIGVFDDIRDVFAMTNEAKVRGYKKGRFSFNVKGGRCEACRGDGIIKIEMHFLPDVYVPCEVCHGKRYNRETLEVKYKDKNISDILEMTVEDALEFFGNLPKIQRKLQTIVDVGLGYVKLGQPATTLSGGEAQRVKLASELHRRSTGKSFYILDEPTTGLHADDISRLLIVLQRLVENGETVLVIEHNLDVIKTADHIIDLGPEGGEGGGTILATGTPEKIAEVEESYTGRYLKPILERDRERMESRIKEAQNK from the coding sequence GTGAAAAATACAGAAATTGTCGTACAAGGTGCACGAGCGCATAATTTAAAAAATATTGATGTCACAATTCCTCGCGATAAAATTGTCGTTGTGACAGGGCTTTCAGGTTCCGGTAAATCTTCACTGGCATTCGATACGATTTATGCGGAGGGGCAGCGTCGTTATGTCGAATCATTGTCTGCATATGCACGACAATTTTTAGGACAGATGGACAAGCCGGATGTCGATACAATTGAAGGTTTATCACCGGCCATTTCGATTGACCAAAAGACGACGAGCCGTAACCCGCGCTCGACTGTCGGAACAGTAACGGAAATTTACGATTATTTGCGACTGCTTTTTGCTCGTATCGGAAAACCTTATTGCCCGACACATGGAATTGAAATTACTTCCCAAACGGTTGAGCAAATGGTCGACCGCCTGATGGAATATCCGGAGCGTACGAAAATGCAGCTTCTTGCCCCTGTAATTGAAGGGAAAAAAGGAACGCATGTAAAACTGCTTGAAGACTTGAAAAAACAAGGCTTTGTGCGTATTCGTGTAAACGGGGAACTGCGTGATCTCGATGACAATATCGAGCTGGATAAAAATAAAAAGCACACAATTGAAGTAGTTGTGGACCGTGTTGTCGTAAAAGAGGGCAATGAAACACGTTTAAGTGATTCCCTTGAAGCAGCGCTCAGAATTGCGGATGGCCGCGTTCTAGTCGATGTCATCGATCATGAGGAACTGTTATTCAGTGAGCATCATGCATGTCCGCTATGCGGCTTTTCGATTGGTGAACTTGAGCCGCGCATGTTTTCATTCAACAGTCCATTCGGGGCTTGCCCTACATGTGACGGGCTTGGAAGCAAGGCGAAGGCCGATATCGATTTAGTTATTCACAACTGGGATTTAACCTTGCTTGAAAATGCGATTGCACCATGGGAATCCGTATCATCCAACTATTACCCGCAGCTGTTGGCATCTGTGTGTAAACATTACAATATTCCAATGGATGTGCCGGTAAAGGATATTCCTAAAGAGAAAATGGACAAAATTTTATACGGGTCAGGAAAAGAGAAAATTTTATTCGAATATACGAATGATTATGGCCGAATGCATAAAAAGAATATGGAGTTTGAAGGTGTTATCGCGAATATCGAGCGCCGCTTTACAGATTCTACTTCGGACTATGTGCGTGAATCGATGCAAAAATACATGACTGAACAGCCGTGTGCTACTTGTAAAGGGCACCGTCTGAAAAAGGAAACGCTAGCAGTAAAAATTAAAGACCAAAACATTTCGGAAGCGACACGCCACTCCATTCAGGAAATGTATGAGTTCTTTAGTTCAGTAGAATTAACGGAAAAAGAACGCCAGATTGCGAATTTAATTATTCGTGAAGTTATTGAACGACTGAAGTTCTTATTGGACGTTGGTTTGAACTACTTAACACTTGCACGGTCTGCTGGAACATTATCCGGCGGGGAAGCACAGCGTATTCGACTGGCAACACAGATCGGTTCCCGCTTAACAGGTGTCCTTTATATTTTGGACGAGCCGTCAATCGGGCTGCATCAGCGTGATAACGACCGGTTAATTAATACACTTGTAAATATGCGTGATCTCGGTAATACATTAATTATCGTAGAGCATGATGAAGATACGATGATGGCAGCGGACCATTTAATCGATATCGGACCGGGTGCCGGTGTACATGGCGGTCAAGTCATTGCGCAAGGGACACCAAAGCAAGTAATGAAAAACAAAGAGTCGATTACCGGTCAATATTTAAGTGGGAAGAAATTTATTCCGCTACCGCTTGAACGTCGTAAATCAGATGGCCGAAAAATAAAAATTAAAGGCGCTTCTGAAAATAACTTGAAAAATGTCAGTGTCGATATTCCATTAGGGCAGTTCATCGCCGTTACAGGTGTATCAGGTTCCGGTAAATCGACATTGGTCAATGAAATTTTATATAAGTCGCTCGCATCAAAACTGAACCGGGCAAAAGTCAAACCGGGCAAGCATAAAACAATAGAAGGTTTAGAACAACTGGAAAAAGTAATCGATGTGGACCAATCGCCAATCGGCCGTACACCGCGTTCAAACCCTGCAACATATATTGGCGTATTCGATGATATTCGCGATGTTTTTGCGATGACGAATGAAGCGAAAGTGCGCGGCTATAAAAAAGGACGTTTCTCGTTCAACGTAAAAGGCGGACGTTGTGAAGCATGCCGCGGAGACGGCATTATTAAAATCGAGATGCACTTCTTGCCTGATGTATACGTACCGTGTGAAGTTTGTCACGGGAAGCGATATAACCGTGAAACACTTGAAGTAAAATATAAAGATAAAAATATTTCCGATATTTTGGAGATGACAGTAGAAGATGCGTTGGAGTTTTTCGGGAACTTGCCAAAAATTCAGCGTAAACTGCAAACGATTGTCGATGTCGGTCTTGGCTATGTGAAGCTTGGTCAGCCTGCGACAACATTATCTGGCGGTGAAGCACAACGTGTAAAATTGGCGTCGGAATTGCATCGTCGTTCAACCGGCAAATCATTTTATATTTTGGATGAGCCAACGACCGGTTTGCATGCGGATGATATTTCCCGTTTATTGATTGTACTGCAGCGCTTAGTTGAAAACGGAGAGACCGTGCTTGTTATTGAGCATAATCTCGATGTAATCAAAACAGCCGACCATATTATTGATTTAGGTCCTGAAGGCGGCGAAGGTGGCGGTACAATTTTAGCGACAGGTACACCGGAGAAAATTGCCGAAGTGGAAGAAAGCTATACTGGACGTTACTTAAAACCGATTCTGGAACGTGATCGTGAGCGTATGGAATCAAGAATTAAAGAAGCGCAAAATAAATAG
- a CDS encoding DUF4097 family beta strand repeat-containing protein yields MQEERKRILKLVESGTITAEEAIVLLEKLSSEKESTPSQAAPIEQPVFEEKFEEEPHKAEPIFEEQKEKRKTTGFEDIFGKSFNDKEFNKKMDEFMGDIKQDLSQFSTRMTGLVGAALSKFKELDIDTPFGEKVEFTKTYAYPVADVKGVELEIANGKVDIVRATDDLVTVNVTGKTPLKGTEEETIAQATENMSKLTNDKLFIQSTNKFAQVKVQVAIPEKHYDVIIAKLLTGSVSIEQVDAKLVKARTHNGVIHLENATFDHAELQTSNGAVEARHIKGEDLEIGTANGRIYVDGELNEVEAESMNGHVVITTTSAEAHKIKARALAGSVEIYVPKTVALDGQVFSNFGKADIGLSDVLVTEEEEQFLSKSVRFTKELEGAKLLKLVGESRTGTVLVRYTLQ; encoded by the coding sequence ATGCAAGAAGAACGTAAACGCATTTTGAAATTAGTTGAAAGCGGTACAATTACGGCAGAAGAGGCGATTGTATTACTCGAAAAATTGTCGTCGGAAAAGGAATCCACTCCATCACAAGCAGCACCAATCGAGCAACCGGTTTTTGAAGAAAAGTTTGAGGAAGAGCCGCATAAGGCAGAACCAATTTTTGAAGAGCAAAAAGAAAAACGTAAAACAACAGGATTTGAAGATATTTTCGGCAAGTCATTTAACGATAAAGAATTCAATAAAAAAATGGACGAGTTTATGGGCGATATTAAGCAGGATTTATCGCAATTCAGCACACGCATGACAGGATTAGTCGGTGCAGCTTTATCGAAATTTAAAGAGCTTGATATTGATACACCGTTCGGAGAAAAAGTGGAATTCACTAAAACGTATGCTTACCCTGTAGCTGATGTTAAAGGGGTAGAGCTTGAAATTGCCAATGGTAAAGTCGATATCGTACGTGCAACGGATGATTTAGTTACTGTAAATGTGACAGGGAAAACACCGCTAAAAGGTACTGAGGAAGAAACGATTGCACAGGCAACGGAAAACATGTCGAAGCTGACAAATGATAAATTATTTATCCAATCAACAAATAAATTTGCGCAAGTGAAAGTACAAGTAGCTATTCCAGAAAAACATTATGACGTAATAATCGCAAAATTATTAACAGGCAGTGTTTCAATCGAGCAGGTTGATGCAAAGTTAGTAAAAGCGCGTACACATAACGGCGTAATCCATCTGGAAAATGCGACATTTGATCATGCGGAACTGCAAACGAGCAATGGTGCAGTAGAAGCCCGTCATATTAAAGGTGAAGATTTGGAAATCGGCACAGCAAATGGCCGTATTTACGTTGACGGCGAATTAAATGAAGTTGAAGCTGAATCGATGAATGGACATGTTGTCATTACAACAACAAGTGCGGAAGCGCATAAAATCAAGGCACGTGCACTAGCAGGTTCAGTAGAAATCTATGTACCGAAAACAGTCGCACTAGACGGCCAGGTTTTCTCAAACTTCGGAAAAGCAGATATCGGTTTAAGTGATGTCCTTGTTACAGAAGAAGAGGAGCAATTCCTGTCAAAATCAGTCCGTTTCACAAAAGAACTGGAAGGTGCTAAACTCCTGAAATTAGTAGGGGAATCTCGCACAGGAACAGTACTAGTACGTTATACACTGCAATAG